In a single window of the Equus quagga isolate Etosha38 chromosome 7, UCLA_HA_Equagga_1.0, whole genome shotgun sequence genome:
- the LOC124241613 gene encoding C1GALT1-specific chaperone 1-like, giving the protein MLGSIFCAFITILGHVRIGYRSRMYHHEHYHVQAPNKEDILKISEDERMELSKSFRVYCIILVKHKDVSLWTAVKETWTKHCDKAEFFSSENFKVFKSINMKTKDMWLMMRKAYKYAFDKYRNRYNWFFIARPTTFAIIENLKYFLLKKDPLQPFYLGHTVTSGDLEYVSVEGGIVLSMESVKRLNHLLSSPEKCPDQGGMIWKISEDKQLAVRLKYAGVFAENAEDSKGKDVLNTKSGGLSIKEAMTNHPNLVVEGCCSDMAVTFNGLTPNQMHVMMYGV; this is encoded by the coding sequence ATGCTTGGAAGTATTTTCTGTGCCTTCATCACTATACTAGGACACGTTAGAATTGGTTATAGAAGTAGAATGTACCACCATGAGCATTATCACGTACAAGCTCCTAATAAAGAAGATATCTTGAAAATTTCAGAGGATGAACGCATGGAGCTCAGTAAGAGCTTTCGGGTATACTGTATCATCCTTGTAAAACACAAAGATGTGAGTCTTTGGACTGCAGTGAAGGAAACTTGGACCAAACACTGCGACAAAGCAGAGTTCTTCAGTTCTGAAAACTTTAAAGTGTTTAAGTCAattaacatgaaaacaaaagatatGTGGTTAATGATGAGAAAAGCTTACAAATATGCCTTTGATAAATATAGAAACCGATACAACTGGTTCTTTATTGCACGCCCCACGACGTTTGCTATTATTGAAAACTTAAAGTACTTTTTGTTAAAGAAGGATCCATTACAACCTTTCTATCTAGGCCACACTGTAACATCTGGAGACCTTGAATATGTGAGTGTGGAAGGAGGAATTGTCTTAAGTATGGAATCAGTGAAAAGACTTAACCACCTTCTCAGTAGCCCTGAAAAGTGTCCTGACCAGGGAGGGATGATTTGGAAGATATCTGAAGATAAGCAGCTAGCAGTACGCCTGAAATATGCTGGAGTGTTTGCAGAAAATGCAGAAGATTCTAAAGGAAAAGATGTACTTAATACCAAATCTGGTGGGCTTTCTATTAAAGAGGCAATGACTAATCACCCCAACCTGGTAGTAGAAGGATGTTGTTCAGATATGGCTGTTACTTTTAATGGACTGACTCCTAATCAGATGCATGTGATGATGTATGGGGTATAA